One region of Desulfovibrio intestinalis genomic DNA includes:
- a CDS encoding MFS transporter — protein MTNPSENRSTHGQLTPTAPASGLWVIIALSSLVLMITMGIRQTVGLFVHPLISATAMSITEMSMALAIGQLMWGVFQPIFGAWADKKGPLPVLLTGALLLALGQIYTLQAGSFWSMTLAQGFLSPAGAAAGSFSILIGIVAGRLPEDKRSVASGIINAGGSMGQFAFAPLVQTVISLKGYTGGLLLLAVSALASIVPSWLLCRQTGMSRASDSQPVGGMAHAATSAASHASNEGLKQQLKAAFRNPSYLLLHAGFFTCGFHVAFLTTHLPGEVSLCGHEASVSAISLSLIGLCNIAGSIGAGILGKYFRMKFILSALYAFRALMIAVYLVSPKTELTFYIFAVTTGLTWLATVPPTAGIVGKLFGTRYLATLFGLTLLTHQIGAFLGAWLGGVALQYSGSLLWVWQVDIALALLAALVNLPIKEAKVVRA, from the coding sequence GTGACAAATCCCAGCGAAAATCGCTCAACTCACGGCCAGCTTACTCCTACTGCTCCAGCAAGCGGTTTATGGGTAATCATCGCCCTGTCCAGCCTCGTGCTGATGATTACAATGGGAATCCGCCAGACTGTAGGTCTGTTTGTGCATCCGCTGATAAGCGCGACTGCCATGAGCATCACTGAAATGAGCATGGCTCTGGCTATCGGCCAGTTGATGTGGGGAGTGTTTCAGCCAATTTTTGGGGCCTGGGCCGACAAGAAGGGGCCGCTTCCCGTGCTGCTGACAGGTGCGCTGCTTTTGGCGCTTGGGCAGATATACACGCTTCAGGCAGGATCTTTCTGGAGCATGACCCTTGCTCAAGGGTTTTTAAGCCCGGCTGGAGCGGCTGCGGGCAGTTTTTCCATACTTATAGGCATTGTGGCCGGGCGTTTGCCAGAGGACAAGCGGTCGGTGGCCAGCGGCATTATCAATGCCGGGGGGTCTATGGGGCAGTTTGCCTTTGCGCCTTTGGTGCAGACCGTTATCAGTCTCAAGGGGTACACAGGCGGATTACTGCTTTTGGCGGTGTCAGCATTGGCGTCCATCGTGCCATCCTGGTTGCTGTGCCGTCAGACGGGCATGTCGCGGGCTTCTGACAGCCAGCCTGTAGGCGGAATGGCCCATGCCGCCACAAGCGCTGCCAGTCATGCCAGCAATGAAGGTCTCAAGCAGCAACTGAAGGCCGCTTTTCGTAATCCGAGCTATTTGCTTTTGCATGCGGGGTTTTTTACCTGTGGATTTCATGTGGCTTTTCTGACGACCCACTTGCCGGGTGAGGTCAGCCTGTGCGGCCATGAGGCTTCCGTTTCGGCCATCAGTCTGTCCCTTATCGGGCTCTGCAATATCGCGGGCAGTATCGGGGCGGGTATTCTGGGCAAGTATTTTCGCATGAAATTTATTTTGTCTGCACTCTATGCCTTTCGTGCGCTGATGATCGCCGTTTATCTTGTTTCACCCAAGACGGAACTGACCTTCTATATATTTGCCGTAACCACGGGGCTTACCTGGCTGGCCACGGTACCACCAACTGCGGGGATTGTGGGCAAGCTTTTCGGCACTCGCTATCTTGCTACACTCTTTGGACTGACCTTGCTGACGCATCAGATTGGTGCTTTTCTTGGCGCGTGGCTGGGAGGAGTGGCATTACAATATTCGGGCAGCCTCTTGTGGGTCTGGCAGGTGGATATTGCGTTGGCCCTTCTGGCGGCTCTTGTAAATCTGCCCATCAAGGAGGCCAAGGTCGTCCGGGCCTAG
- a CDS encoding MarR family winged helix-turn-helix transcriptional regulator, with protein sequence MKSVSPPPKSPCVCTNLRRMSHRVTGFYDSALEPAGISVTQYSLLANISRMPGCGTGQLAQRVRLERSTLVRTLQPLLSQGFIVDKAPAGSRKRQLHLSPLGEDVFAKAMPLWQQAQTSIKAHLGENYETLWHIFTQIDSLE encoded by the coding sequence ATGAAAAGCGTTTCCCCCCCTCCCAAATCGCCATGCGTCTGCACAAATTTGCGCCGTATGTCTCACAGGGTGACAGGTTTTTACGACTCGGCGCTTGAACCTGCTGGCATCAGCGTTACCCAGTATTCCCTGCTGGCCAATATTTCGCGCATGCCGGGTTGCGGCACGGGACAGTTGGCGCAGCGGGTGCGGCTGGAGCGCAGTACCCTGGTGCGCACCCTGCAGCCACTTTTGAGCCAGGGTTTCATCGTGGACAAGGCTCCCGCCGGAAGCCGGAAGCGCCAGCTTCACCTCAGTCCGTTGGGAGAAGACGTTTTCGCCAAGGCTATGCCGTTATGGCAGCAGGCCCAAACGAGTATCAAAGCGCATCTTGGCGAAAACTATGAAACGCTTTGGCATATTTTTACGCAGATTGACTCGCTGGAATAG